In the Octadecabacter sp. SW4 genome, one interval contains:
- a CDS encoding glutathione S-transferase family protein, whose translation MTDHEQGGVGDVPKITLYNNRMSPCAQKVRIVLAEKVIPYETRDVDLPGKENLQPWYLKLNPAGVVPTLVDGDHVLRESSLICEYLDEAYSGDVSLRPDAPHLRAEIRLWMKHVDNSLHPSCGALQWPLAMRPRLLEMDRDEALALIAQVVEAPRRERQKRLFDKGLDAPDVRNAVGVYCQTIDRMERDLQDRDWLIGDHLSLADIVVAPYFQTLLQYGWTDLYAATHPRVTGWIERLQGRDSWKAAIKADFDAETRAYLRGIGTKAWPKIQTHMAYTGAS comes from the coding sequence ATGACGGATCACGAACAAGGGGGTGTGGGCGATGTGCCGAAGATCACTCTATACAACAACAGGATGTCTCCCTGTGCCCAGAAGGTGCGCATAGTCTTGGCGGAAAAGGTAATTCCCTATGAAACACGGGATGTTGATCTTCCGGGGAAGGAGAACTTGCAGCCCTGGTATCTAAAGCTCAATCCGGCGGGCGTGGTGCCGACTCTTGTTGATGGGGACCATGTTCTGCGGGAATCGTCACTGATCTGCGAATATCTTGACGAAGCCTATTCCGGTGACGTGTCACTGCGGCCGGACGCGCCGCATCTTCGGGCTGAAATTCGACTGTGGATGAAACATGTCGATAACAGCCTGCATCCGTCATGTGGGGCGTTGCAATGGCCGTTGGCGATGCGACCGCGGCTTTTGGAGATGGACCGGGATGAAGCGCTTGCGCTGATTGCTCAGGTGGTCGAAGCCCCACGCAGAGAGCGTCAAAAACGACTTTTTGACAAAGGGCTTGATGCGCCTGATGTCAGGAATGCGGTTGGCGTTTATTGTCAGACGATTGATCGGATGGAACGGGACTTGCAGGATCGCGATTGGTTGATTGGCGACCACCTTAGCCTCGCTGATATTGTGGTTGCACCATATTTCCAGACGCTTTTGCAGTACGGCTGGACCGATCTTTACGCGGCAACACATCCGCGCGTCACCGGTTGGATTGAACGATTGCAGGGTCGGGACAGCTGGAAGGCGGCAATCAAGGCAGACTTTGACGCCGAAACACGGGCGTATTTGCGCGGAATCGGCACCAAGGCGTGGCCCAAAATCCAAACCCACATGGCGTATACCGGCGCATCCTGA
- a CDS encoding 2-keto-4-pentenoate hydratase, with protein MSDTIETTAKALIAAGRDCAAVAPIAADFGNKADVDTAYAVQKAVTKAALAQGRRIVGRKIGLTSTAVQTQMGVDQPDYGMLFADMEYADGDTIPADALIQPKVEAEIAFVLGRDLPAVDVTTAELIGAIDYALPAIEIVDSRIRDWKIGIFDTIADNASSGLYVLGSRPVRLADFDLRLCGMVMERMGQPVSFGVGAACMGNPLIASLWLARRMAQVGRPLMAGDVILSGALGPMVTAAPGDTFRVSINGLGEVTTHFAKEE; from the coding sequence ATGTCTGACACGATTGAAACCACAGCAAAAGCCCTGATTGCAGCGGGACGCGATTGTGCGGCGGTCGCGCCGATTGCCGCGGACTTCGGCAACAAAGCCGATGTTGACACAGCCTATGCCGTTCAAAAAGCCGTGACAAAAGCCGCGCTAGCGCAGGGTCGTCGGATTGTTGGGCGCAAGATCGGCCTGACTTCAACTGCGGTTCAAACGCAGATGGGTGTGGATCAACCCGATTACGGGATGCTGTTTGCGGACATGGAATATGCCGATGGCGACACCATTCCTGCTGATGCGTTGATTCAACCGAAAGTCGAAGCGGAAATTGCTTTTGTTCTGGGGCGTGACCTGCCGGCCGTGGATGTAACAACCGCAGAATTGATCGGCGCGATCGATTATGCGTTGCCCGCTATTGAAATCGTAGACAGTCGTATCCGGGACTGGAAAATCGGCATCTTCGACACGATTGCCGATAACGCATCGTCCGGGCTTTATGTGCTTGGGTCGCGGCCCGTGCGTCTTGCCGATTTTGATCTGCGGCTCTGCGGAATGGTGATGGAGCGGATGGGGCAACCGGTCAGCTTCGGGGTTGGCGCTGCCTGCATGGGCAACCCGCTGATCGCATCGCTCTGGCTTGCCCGTCGCATGGCACAAGTCGGGCGTCCGCTGATGGCGGGTGATGTGATCCTGTCCGGTGCGCTCGGCCCGATGGTCACCGCCGCTCCAGGGGACACGTTTCGCGTTTCAATCAATGGCCTCGGCGAGGTTACAACCCATTTCGCAAAGGAAGAATAG
- a CDS encoding GntR family transcriptional regulator, which produces MFLKKRFVNFINALGLYKRFIRTLSLVVSMICAKYDKISEVQGPMNIENPNQTKKTAVETVQAQLRDQILNFDLPPGTRLQVDKLRLKFDVSTATMREALSRLLIDNLVTTERQRGFWVRDLSLDDFRSISEARKIVEIGALRSSLDHRDDNWEGDLFAAYRKLKLVEDRLLSKQDLNLTSEWHLRNRQFHDCLVQNCRNPWLIDFRRLLHQHSDRYHRLVLKDNRKHRDVSQEHAEIFESAIDGDIERCVALVENHIDTTVELIAKRLPQTSQGLAIPLSAERTK; this is translated from the coding sequence GTGTTCCTGAAAAAACGTTTTGTCAATTTTATAAACGCTTTAGGTTTGTATAAACGTTTTATCAGAACTTTATCGTTGGTTGTCAGTATGATCTGCGCTAAGTATGACAAAATCTCTGAAGTGCAGGGCCCCATGAATATTGAAAATCCAAATCAGACCAAGAAAACGGCCGTTGAAACGGTGCAGGCACAGCTTAGGGATCAGATCCTCAACTTCGACCTGCCACCCGGAACCCGCCTCCAGGTGGACAAACTACGGCTCAAGTTCGATGTCTCGACAGCGACAATGCGCGAAGCCCTGTCGCGACTACTCATCGACAACCTTGTCACAACAGAGCGCCAGCGCGGGTTCTGGGTTCGTGATCTGAGCCTCGATGATTTCCGCAGCATCAGCGAAGCCCGCAAGATCGTCGAAATAGGCGCGCTACGCTCGTCACTCGATCACCGCGACGACAATTGGGAGGGTGATCTATTTGCGGCCTATCGCAAATTAAAGCTTGTCGAAGACCGTTTGTTATCCAAGCAAGATCTCAATCTGACGAGCGAATGGCATCTTCGGAATAGACAGTTCCATGATTGTCTGGTGCAGAACTGCCGAAACCCGTGGCTGATTGATTTCAGACGGCTCCTTCATCAACACAGCGATCGCTATCACCGCCTTGTTCTGAAGGACAATCGCAAACACCGTGATGTTAGCCAGGAACACGCCGAAATTTTTGAAAGCGCGATTGATGGCGACATCGAACGTTGCGTTGCGCTGGTTGAAAACCACATCGACACGACGGTAGAACTTATTGCCAAACGCTTACCGCAGACTTCTCAAGGGCTCGCAATTCCACTGAGTGCTGAGCGTACGAAGTGA
- a CDS encoding IS1182 family transposase, producing MMGPRQEAQAALFYQFSLEDHVPQDHLLRSIDQFLDLSDIRQYLAEFYSHTGRPSVDPELLIRMLLVGYCFGIRSERRLCEEVHLNLAYRWFCRLDLSDRVPDHSTFSKNRHGRFRESELLRHLFETTVARCITEGLVSGQRMAIDASLIEANANKQNSTPKEDWDAASIDPTDAPRAIREYLDTLDEAAFGAASEVQPKFTSHSDPASQWTAARKGPAFFSYSDNYLIDTDHGVILDVEATRSIRQAEVGSTKTMLKRVKAKFDLHPERIIADTAYGTGPMLGWLVERKIAPHIPVFDKSGRNDGTWTRADFEWDAENDQYVCPEGHALKQFRRNYSDPNRGPTGKGTARYRALKEVCQVCPSKSKCCPNADTRKITREEHEDARQVARDIAKTRQYDISMKLRKKVEMLFAHLKRILGLGRLRLRGPCGANDEFLLAATAQNLRKLAKIFPAPQQTRKA from the coding sequence ATGATGGGCCCGAGGCAGGAAGCACAAGCAGCGTTGTTCTATCAGTTCTCGCTGGAGGATCATGTTCCCCAAGATCATCTTTTGCGGTCAATCGACCAGTTCCTCGATCTGAGCGACATTCGTCAGTATCTGGCCGAGTTCTACAGCCATACTGGTAGACCTTCTGTCGATCCAGAACTGCTGATCCGTATGTTGCTGGTGGGGTATTGCTTTGGAATCCGGTCCGAGCGGCGTTTGTGTGAAGAGGTGCATCTGAACCTCGCCTATCGCTGGTTCTGCCGTCTGGATTTGAGCGATCGCGTTCCCGACCACTCCACCTTCTCGAAGAACCGCCATGGCCGTTTCCGTGAGAGCGAGTTGCTTCGGCATCTGTTTGAGACGACCGTGGCCCGCTGCATCACCGAAGGTCTGGTCAGCGGGCAGCGCATGGCCATTGATGCCAGCTTGATTGAAGCGAACGCGAACAAACAGAACTCGACACCGAAGGAAGATTGGGACGCGGCCAGCATCGATCCGACCGATGCGCCGAGGGCGATTCGCGAGTATCTCGACACGCTGGACGAGGCTGCGTTCGGCGCAGCCAGCGAGGTGCAGCCCAAGTTCACCTCGCATTCCGATCCGGCCAGCCAATGGACCGCAGCACGCAAAGGGCCGGCATTCTTTAGCTATTCCGACAACTACCTGATCGATACGGATCATGGCGTGATCTTAGATGTTGAAGCCACCAGATCGATCCGGCAGGCCGAGGTTGGATCAACGAAGACCATGCTGAAACGGGTCAAAGCGAAGTTTGATCTGCATCCTGAACGCATAATCGCTGACACTGCCTACGGTACTGGCCCGATGTTGGGCTGGCTGGTCGAACGCAAGATCGCGCCGCACATTCCGGTCTTTGACAAGTCCGGGCGCAACGATGGCACCTGGACGCGGGCCGACTTCGAGTGGGATGCCGAGAACGATCAATACGTCTGCCCGGAAGGGCACGCTCTCAAGCAGTTCCGGCGTAACTACTCGGACCCGAACCGGGGACCGACCGGAAAAGGCACAGCGCGCTATCGCGCCTTGAAAGAAGTTTGTCAGGTCTGTCCGTCTAAGTCCAAATGCTGCCCGAACGCCGATACGCGCAAAATCACCCGCGAAGAACACGAAGATGCACGCCAGGTTGCCCGCGACATCGCCAAAACCCGCCAGTACGATATCTCTATGAAACTCCGAAAGAAGGTCGAAATGCTCTTCGCCCACCTCAAGCGCATCCTTGGCCTGGGACGGCTGCGATTACGTGGGCCATGCGGCGCAAACGACGAATTCCTCCTCGCAGCAACAGCCCAAAACCTCCGCAAACTAGCTAAGATCTTTCCTGCACCGCAGCAAACGCGCAAAGCCTGA
- a CDS encoding M48 family metallopeptidase: protein MSTEGHQITVGGLDVEVVRKPIKNLHLGVYPPDGRIRVAAPVSVSDEAVRLAVVTRMGWIKRQQSKFDRQPRQSERSYVSGESHFFFGQRYRLNVIDGAPAGRVCIRNSRTLDLYVRTGSETATRERVFLEWYRRELRSSATPLMAAWAEVFGINPPKWGIKRMKTKWGSCNIEAKRVWLNLELVKKPPHCLEYVIVHELCHFFERNHSDRFVALLDQKLPQWRLIRDELNAAPLANEDWID from the coding sequence ATGAGTACTGAGGGGCATCAGATTACGGTTGGTGGTCTCGATGTTGAAGTCGTTCGAAAGCCAATCAAGAACCTTCATTTGGGAGTGTACCCGCCCGATGGACGCATCCGAGTGGCCGCCCCTGTGAGTGTAAGCGATGAAGCCGTCCGACTTGCAGTGGTCACGCGGATGGGCTGGATCAAACGACAGCAGTCTAAGTTTGACCGCCAGCCGAGGCAGTCCGAGCGTTCTTATGTCTCGGGCGAGAGCCATTTCTTCTTCGGCCAGCGCTACCGTCTGAATGTTATTGATGGCGCGCCTGCTGGGCGTGTGTGCATTCGCAACAGTCGGACGTTGGACCTGTATGTTCGGACGGGGAGTGAAACGGCAACGAGAGAACGCGTATTTCTTGAATGGTATCGCCGCGAGTTACGAAGCAGTGCCACACCCTTGATGGCTGCGTGGGCTGAGGTCTTCGGCATCAATCCTCCGAAATGGGGGATTAAGCGGATGAAGACCAAGTGGGGCAGCTGCAATATCGAGGCGAAGCGGGTTTGGCTTAACTTGGAATTGGTAAAGAAACCTCCGCATTGCCTTGAGTACGTCATCGTACACGAGCTATGCCATTTCTTCGAGCGGAACCATTCGGATCGGTTTGTAGCACTTCTTGATCAAAAGCTGCCACAATGGCGGCTGATCAGAGATGAACTCAATGCTGCGCCGCTGGCTAATGAGGATTGGATCGATTGA
- a CDS encoding IS3 family transposase (programmed frameshift) → MRKTTKSPGEKIVKDIKRATRKHYSSEEKIRIVLDGLRGEDSIAELCRREGISQGIYYKWSKDFMEAGKRRLAGDTARAANTDEVKELRREAKDLKEVVAEQTLELRLLKKHDRRWGRPRMRYPASEKLEIIRLVEGSHLSARLTLAKLGIPRTTFYRWYDRYLQRGEAGLQDQSPKPKHVWNRVPDEVKRKVVDFALQETELSPRELAVTFTDQERYFVSESTVYRVLKAHDLITSPAFIVIKAASEFKDKTTAINQLWQTDFTYIKVLGWGWFYLSTVLDDYSRYIVSWKLCTNMRAEDVTDTLDLALQASGCDQVHVVHKPRLLSDNGSSYVSGDLAEWLQDKGMKHSRGAPYHPQTQGKIERWHQTLKNRILLENYFLPGDLEAQIEAFVDHYNHQRYHESINNVTPADVYFGRDKAILKQRERIKRKTLEARRLHHRQHAA, encoded by the exons ATGAGAAAGACAACGAAGAGCCCTGGCGAGAAGATCGTCAAAGACATCAAGCGCGCCACGCGCAAGCATTATTCATCCGAAGAGAAGATCAGGATCGTACTGGATGGGCTGCGTGGCGAGGACAGCATTGCAGAGCTGTGCCGCCGTGAAGGCATATCGCAAGGCATTTACTACAAGTGGTCCAAGGACTTCATGGAAGCCGGTAAGCGGCGTCTGGCAGGCGACACTGCGCGGGCTGCAAACACCGATGAGGTCAAAGAACTGCGCCGTGAGGCCAAGGATCTCAAAGAGGTTGTCGCGGAACAGACGCTCGAATTGCGTCTTCTC AAAAAGCATGACAGGCGATGGGGGCGACCACGAATGAGGTATCCTGCATCAGAGAAGCTGGAGATCATTCGTTTGGTTGAGGGCAGCCATCTGTCGGCGCGTCTGACACTGGCCAAGCTGGGTATCCCACGCACGACGTTCTACCGTTGGTACGATCGGTACCTGCAGCGCGGTGAGGCCGGATTGCAGGATCAATCCCCCAAGCCCAAGCACGTTTGGAACCGCGTGCCTGACGAGGTGAAGCGCAAGGTTGTCGACTTCGCCTTGCAGGAAACGGAACTGTCACCGCGCGAGTTGGCGGTGACGTTCACGGATCAGGAGCGCTATTTTGTCTCAGAATCCACAGTGTATCGGGTGCTAAAGGCGCATGATCTAATCACTAGCCCGGCCTTCATCGTCATCAAGGCAGCCAGCGAGTTCAAAGACAAAACAACTGCGATCAACCAGCTTTGGCAAACAGACTTCACCTACATCAAGGTTCTGGGATGGGGTTGGTTCTATCTCAGCACTGTCCTCGACGACTACAGCCGCTACATCGTCTCCTGGAAGCTCTGCACCAACATGCGGGCTGAAGACGTTACCGATACGCTTGACCTCGCATTGCAAGCATCCGGCTGCGACCAAGTTCACGTCGTTCACAAGCCACGTCTGCTCAGCGACAACGGATCGAGTTACGTCTCTGGAGATCTGGCGGAATGGTTGCAGGACAAAGGCATGAAGCATTCTCGCGGCGCGCCATACCATCCGCAAACCCAAGGCAAGATCGAGCGTTGGCATCAGACTTTAAAGAACCGCATCCTGCTGGAAAACTACTTCCTGCCGGGTGATCTTGAAGCTCAAATCGAAGCCTTCGTCGACCACTACAATCATCAGCGGTATCACGAGAGCATCAACAACGTCACACCCGCCGACGTCTACTTTGGCCGTGACAAAGCCATTCTAAAACAAAGGGAAAGGATCAAACGAAAGACACTCGAAGCGCGGCGCTTGCATCACCGACAGCACGCCGCATAA
- a CDS encoding 2-hydroxymuconic semialdehyde dehydrogenase: MLFIDGEYRSALSGRMFDKVSPATGQVIAHVHEAGREDVDHAVRAAKAALNGPWGRMAVVERAGILQRVSQGINDRFEEFLAAEVADTGKPSSLARMVDIPRGGANFSTFADMIKNLGSEFFETDTPDSGKAINYGVHRPKGVIAVISPWNLPLLLMTWKVGPALALGNTVVVKPSEETPHTTTLLGQVMNDAGVPKGVYNVIHGFGPESAGEMLTQHPLVNGITFTGETATGEAIMKQAAVGLRDISLELGGKNAAIVFADADLDKAVAGTMQSVFANCGQVCLGTERVYVERPIFDEFVSRLKDGAEAMVLGGPDHSGVNMGPLISAEHRKKVLSYFELAKQENAIVVTGGDVPTFDDARDGGHFVEPTIWTGLPETSRVVREEIFGPCCHITPFDSEDEVIAMANDNDYGLASAIWTQNISRAHRVAPKIEVGLVWVNSWFLRDLRTAFGGSKKSGIGREGGVHSLEFYSERANICVKL, encoded by the coding sequence ATGCTGTTTATTGACGGCGAATATCGGTCGGCTCTTTCGGGGCGAATGTTTGATAAGGTGTCGCCTGCGACGGGTCAGGTCATTGCGCATGTCCATGAGGCAGGCCGCGAGGATGTGGACCATGCTGTTCGTGCCGCAAAGGCTGCGCTGAATGGTCCCTGGGGCCGTATGGCTGTAGTAGAACGGGCGGGCATCCTGCAGCGCGTATCGCAAGGCATCAATGATCGCTTTGAAGAGTTTCTGGCGGCCGAAGTGGCTGACACCGGCAAGCCATCCAGTCTTGCGCGGATGGTTGATATTCCGCGCGGCGGGGCGAATTTTTCTACTTTCGCTGATATGATAAAGAACCTCGGTTCGGAGTTCTTCGAGACCGATACTCCCGACAGCGGCAAAGCGATCAACTACGGCGTGCATCGGCCCAAAGGGGTAATCGCGGTAATCAGCCCTTGGAATCTGCCGCTGTTGTTGATGACATGGAAAGTTGGACCCGCGTTGGCATTGGGCAATACGGTCGTTGTCAAACCGTCCGAGGAAACACCGCACACGACGACCCTTTTGGGCCAGGTCATGAATGACGCGGGCGTGCCGAAAGGGGTCTACAATGTCATCCACGGGTTTGGCCCAGAGTCAGCCGGTGAAATGCTGACGCAACATCCGCTTGTCAACGGGATCACGTTTACTGGTGAGACCGCGACCGGCGAGGCGATCATGAAGCAGGCCGCCGTTGGGCTGCGTGATATTTCGTTGGAGCTCGGTGGCAAAAACGCGGCGATCGTCTTCGCAGATGCCGATCTGGATAAAGCCGTCGCAGGCACGATGCAGTCCGTATTTGCCAATTGCGGCCAGGTTTGTCTTGGAACCGAGCGAGTCTATGTTGAGCGCCCGATCTTTGATGAATTCGTTTCCCGGCTTAAAGATGGCGCGGAAGCCATGGTTCTGGGCGGACCGGACCATTCGGGTGTGAATATGGGGCCGCTGATTTCTGCGGAACACCGCAAGAAGGTGCTGTCCTATTTCGAGCTGGCCAAGCAGGAAAATGCAATCGTTGTGACAGGGGGCGACGTGCCAACGTTTGATGATGCGCGTGATGGCGGCCATTTCGTAGAACCGACGATTTGGACTGGCTTGCCAGAAACCAGCCGCGTTGTTCGCGAAGAGATTTTCGGCCCGTGCTGCCATATCACTCCGTTCGATTCAGAGGATGAGGTGATCGCAATGGCTAACGACAACGATTATGGCCTCGCGAGTGCGATCTGGACACAGAACATTTCTCGCGCACACCGCGTCGCACCAAAAATTGAAGTGGGCCTTGTGTGGGTAAATTCCTGGTTTTTGCGCGATCTTCGCACGGCTTTTGGTGGCTCCAAAAAGTCAGGCATCGGACGCGAGGGCGGCGTGCACTCGCTCGAGTTTTATTCAGAGCGCGCAAACATTTGCGTGAAGCTTTAA
- a CDS encoding acetaldehyde dehydrogenase (acetylating), with amino-acid sequence MTFKVGIIGSGNIGTDLMMKILKGSDELEMGAMVGIDLESDGLKRAADLGVLITHEGLEGLRALPNYKDISIVMDATSAGAHMKHHPVLVADGKQIIDLTPAAIGPFVVPSVNLNENRGESALNMVTCGGQATIPMVHAVRRATDRLIYAEIVASVSSLSAGPGTRANIDEFTQTTSRAIEKVGGAERGKAIIILNPADPPMLMRDSVFTLSQGGDEAAIRDSVARMVEEVQTYVPGYRLKQDVQFESIGDNAPLNVPGIGRVFGLKTSIFIEVEGNADYFPSYAGNLDIMTSAAKAAAENWARAHKVAAA; translated from the coding sequence ATGACTTTTAAGGTTGGGATAATTGGGTCGGGCAATATCGGCACGGACCTCATGATGAAAATCCTCAAAGGCTCGGATGAGCTTGAGATGGGCGCGATGGTCGGGATCGACCTGGAAAGCGACGGGCTGAAACGCGCAGCTGATCTTGGCGTGCTTATCACTCACGAAGGGCTGGAAGGTTTGCGCGCTCTGCCGAATTACAAAGATATATCCATCGTGATGGATGCGACGTCGGCCGGGGCACATATGAAGCACCATCCTGTGCTGGTGGCCGATGGCAAACAGATCATCGATCTGACGCCTGCGGCGATTGGGCCTTTCGTCGTGCCATCCGTGAACCTCAATGAAAACCGTGGTGAAAGCGCGCTGAATATGGTGACTTGCGGCGGGCAGGCGACGATTCCCATGGTTCACGCGGTACGCCGTGCGACGGATCGTCTGATCTACGCCGAGATCGTTGCATCGGTCTCGTCGCTCTCGGCAGGACCGGGAACGCGGGCAAATATTGACGAGTTCACCCAGACCACCAGCCGCGCAATCGAGAAGGTCGGCGGAGCGGAGCGGGGCAAGGCGATTATTATCCTCAACCCTGCCGACCCACCGATGTTGATGCGCGATTCCGTCTTTACACTCAGCCAGGGCGGCGACGAAGCCGCCATCCGCGACAGCGTCGCGCGCATGGTGGAAGAGGTGCAAACCTATGTGCCAGGCTACCGTTTGAAACAGGACGTGCAGTTTGAAAGCATTGGCGACAACGCGCCGCTGAACGTGCCTGGCATCGGGCGGGTTTTTGGCCTGAAAACGTCGATCTTCATCGAGGTCGAAGGCAACGCCGACTACTTCCCGTCCTATGCAGGCAATCTCGACATTATGACGTCAGCAGCGAAGGCGGCTGCGGAAAACTGGGCGCGCGCCCATAAAGTGGCGGCAGCGTAA
- a CDS encoding type I restriction endonuclease subunit R gives MWLAKWIRENVKDARVLVITDRTELDEQIEKVFKGVNEDIQRSKSGAELIAELNAEAPWLLCSLIHKFGGKEEADGDVSGYIEDVRQALPKDFRAKGDLYVFVDECHRSQSGDLHKAMKVILPNAMFIGFTGTPLLKEDKQTSLEVFGPYIHTYKFNEAVADGVVLDLRYEARDVDQNITSQDKIDKWFEVKTKGLNDLAKAQLKARWGTMQKVLSSQSRLEKIVGDILMDMELKDRLKSGHGNAMLVSSSIYQACKFYELFDKTDLAGKCAIVTSYKPTASDIKGEESGEGLTERLRQYDIYTKMLGGMEAEAFEKQAKKKFIDAPAQMKLLIVVDKLLTGFDAPSATYLYIDKKMQDHGLFQAICRVNRLDGDDKEYGYIIDYKDLFKSLETSIKDYTTEAFDGYDKEDVAGLLTDRLKMARERLDDALEEVRALCEPVEAPRDTHAYLQFFCAKDTADKDALKKNEPKRLALYRLAAALLRAYADIANEMTDAGYSDGETTAIKADVDHFEKVRNEVKLASGDYIDLKMYEPAMRHLIDTYIRAEESEVISKFDDLSLIQLIVNRGVDAVDALPSGIRKNKEAVAETIENNVRKLIIDETPINPKYYEKMSELLDALIAQRKTDAIDYEAYLAKIVELTKQAKSPETTTSYPASINSAAKRALFDNLGGDDELAVAVDAAIRATKKDAWRGNRFKEKEVHNAIKAHIADPALVDVIFDLVRNQHEY, from the coding sequence GTGTGGCTGGCCAAGTGGATACGGGAAAACGTGAAAGACGCCCGCGTGCTGGTGATCACCGACCGCACCGAGTTGGACGAGCAGATCGAGAAGGTTTTCAAGGGCGTCAATGAGGACATCCAGCGCAGCAAGAGCGGCGCAGAGCTGATCGCGGAGCTGAACGCTGAGGCGCCGTGGCTGCTGTGTTCGCTGATCCACAAGTTTGGCGGCAAGGAAGAGGCCGACGGTGATGTCAGCGGCTACATCGAAGACGTGCGACAGGCGCTGCCCAAGGATTTTCGTGCCAAGGGTGATCTTTACGTCTTTGTCGATGAATGCCACCGCTCGCAAAGCGGGGACTTGCACAAGGCCATGAAGGTAATCCTGCCGAATGCGATGTTCATCGGCTTTACCGGAACGCCGCTTTTGAAGGAAGACAAGCAGACCAGCCTCGAAGTGTTTGGCCCCTATATCCACACCTACAAGTTCAACGAAGCTGTCGCCGACGGTGTCGTGCTCGACCTGCGCTATGAGGCGCGGGATGTCGATCAGAACATCACATCGCAGGACAAGATCGACAAATGGTTCGAGGTGAAGACGAAGGGGTTGAACGATCTGGCCAAGGCGCAGCTGAAGGCCCGTTGGGGAACCATGCAGAAAGTGCTGTCCAGCCAGTCGCGCCTTGAGAAGATCGTTGGCGATATCCTGATGGACATGGAATTGAAAGACCGGCTCAAAAGCGGCCACGGAAACGCGATGCTGGTGTCGTCGAGTATCTATCAGGCGTGCAAGTTCTATGAGTTGTTTGACAAGACCGATCTGGCAGGCAAATGCGCAATCGTCACGTCATACAAGCCGACAGCGAGCGATATCAAAGGCGAAGAAAGCGGTGAGGGCCTGACCGAACGGTTGCGGCAATACGACATTTACACAAAGATGTTGGGCGGTATGGAGGCCGAGGCCTTCGAGAAGCAGGCCAAGAAGAAGTTTATCGACGCGCCCGCGCAGATGAAGCTGCTGATCGTTGTGGACAAGCTTCTGACGGGGTTCGATGCACCGTCCGCCACATACCTCTATATTGACAAGAAGATGCAGGATCACGGCCTGTTCCAGGCAATCTGCCGGGTCAACCGTTTGGACGGTGACGATAAGGAATACGGTTACATCATCGACTACAAGGACTTGTTCAAAAGTCTTGAGACCTCGATTAAGGATTACACGACCGAGGCTTTCGATGGGTATGACAAGGAGGATGTGGCCGGGCTGCTGACCGATCGGCTGAAGATGGCGCGGGAGCGCCTGGACGATGCGCTGGAAGAAGTAAGGGCGCTTTGCGAGCCAGTCGAGGCGCCTCGGGATACTCACGCCTATTTGCAGTTCTTTTGTGCCAAGGACACCGCTGACAAAGACGCTTTGAAGAAAAACGAGCCGAAGCGTCTGGCTCTTTATCGGCTGGCGGCCGCGCTTTTGCGCGCCTACGCCGATATTGCGAATGAGATGACCGATGCTGGATATTCCGACGGTGAAACAACGGCGATCAAGGCGGATGTCGATCATTTCGAAAAGGTCCGAAACGAGGTAAAGCTTGCCAGCGGCGACTACATCGACCTCAAGATGTACGAACCTGCGATGCGTCACTTGATCGACACATACATCCGTGCCGAGGAAAGCGAAGTCATTTCGAAGTTCGACGATTTGTCGCTGATCCAATTGATCGTTAACCGGGGCGTTGATGCTGTCGACGCATTGCCAAGTGGCATCCGCAAGAACAAGGAAGCGGTCGCCGAAACCATCGAAAACAACGTCCGTAAATTGATTATCGACGAGACCCCGATCAATCCGAAATACTATGAGAAAATGTCGGAACTCTTGGATGCGCTGATTGCGCAGCGGAAAACCGATGCAATCGACTATGAGGCATATCTTGCCAAGATCGTCGAACTGACCAAGCAGGCAAAAAGCCCCGAAACTACGACGTCGTACCCAGCGTCGATCAACTCTGCAGCAAAGCGGGCCTTGTTCGATAACCTTGGTGGAGATGACGAATTAGCTGTGGCAGTCGACGCTGCCATTCGCGCCACAAAGAAAGACGCGTGGCGTGGCAACCGCTTCAAGGAAAAAGAAGTGCACAATGCGATCAAAGCCCATATTGCCGATCCTGCTTTGGTCGATGTGATCTTCGATCTGGTGCGAAATCAACATGAGTACTGA